The Macrobrachium rosenbergii isolate ZJJX-2024 chromosome 14, ASM4041242v1, whole genome shotgun sequence sequence CAAACCTGTGTTAGTTATTTATATACCTTCAGTGAAATCTGGTCTTATTGTAGAAGCTTTGTAGCAAGGTGGTTAACTTGCAGCAGGTGACTGAGAGGGTGGGGAACCCACCCACTAACTCAGctgttgtgagttttttttttttttcctttggttgctgttgttgttgttattgatgatGTGCCCATATGAAATTCTCTTTTGGTAATGTGAAAGAGTAGTGTTCAAGTGATGTTGCCTGGTTCATCTCCTATGAGGAAATGATCAGTGAAGGTGTGCAGGGTGTGGCCATGTGTGCATGAATGCTTCTTGTCCCCCATGAACGCTGATCCTCGTTCTGTTCTTTTCGCGATGAACATTGATCTTCATTCTGTTTGTTCTTTTTGCTTAGGGTACGAGCTTACACCATCTCTGAATTCCAAATAGCATCTTTTTTGTTGATTGTTTAGTGGAAGAAGTAGGGGtccaaaaagaagaaatcaaacAATGTCCCTTCAGCGTCTTCTGAGGGCAACACTCCACCTTTTTCAAGACTGGCTTTCAACAATGATCTGCTACAATGACCCATGTTTCCTCAGGTGGGATGGTGTCAGTCCATTATTATCTTTCTGTCCAAGGAGGGAACACTTGTTCCCTATAGCAAATGACCTGATGCTCTTAGCACAGGACATTGGTTGGTGCGATGGCAGTAACCTTTACAGTACTTCCTCGGGTGTTTCAGCTGATTCCCCTTTCTTGCTTCTGCAGTGAGGACTACTCTGAGGCATCTCAATGAAATGAAGGTGTTGCTGTGGCCCTTTCTCAGTCCAACAGGATCTATCTTGATGTTAAATTCTTGGAGCACTTGGCTTGGCCAAGAACTCAACACTTGCCTCAGTCTCAGTCAACACCTCTGCTTTGGCCTTAGCAGTAGCCTCTCCAACCAAGACTACTGCTGTTCCTGATGTTCTAGTTATTACTGCTGTTGCTGCCTTGGCAATTCCCACTGCACTTACTGTTCCTTTGGGGATGCCATCTTTGACTCTCTATTTGGTGGACCTGGGAGACATTGGAGAGTAGCCCTTGGTCGGAAGAAGTCAAAGAAGCATAGGCACACTTCACCCTCCTCATCTTTTTTGGTTGTTATTCTCCTTCTCACCTTCCTTGTCTCCTTACTGGTGGAAGCATAGGAAGAAGGCCTTACGTGCAGCCCTCAGCAATAAGGCTAAGAAGTCTCTCCCTGAGCAACAACAATCATCGTAACCATTTGTGGGAGCACCTGACTATGGGTGTAGTGGATGGACCAGTTCATGAGTTTGCTAGTGAATGATAAAATGTGATTGAATCTGCTCATGTCCAGTTGCCTTTTTGATCTTCTCAGGAGAGGAGAACCAATCATTACTCTTTCCATGTATGTAAGCCTCCTGAGGTGCAAAATGAATAATCCTCAGAGTCAGCGTGTTATGTCCCGGGACATTCTTTGACTAGTCCTTGGGATGTCATGAACAAGACTGCACTCCTGTTGGTCCAGTACTACTGCATGCTGTTGCTCACCActaatataacatttttaatttgggagTGATTCAAACCTGCCAAGACTGGCAAAGAGAGGTATTTGTGAAGCAATCATTTTATAtctgtgaaatacaaatataggTATGCACCACTTAATGTCCACATTATGTTCTGTAAAATCAGATATTAATGGGACTGGATGTTGTCTGGGCATTGCTATACAGTTGTCAGTTTAGGCTGCTTATCTAACATAAGACACCTTTAGTTACTAAGTAGTTTAGATACTTTGTACataatactttcattttaaacACTGGactattaaaattatgaaaactattaatacagtacagagaaagagagatattagTAATAAATAACTGGACCTGAATCCACATGTATACATAAttgaagtgaaaaatatattcattatatgcaaaagaagtgaaaagaaatggaaataaaaaaattaaaaacaaggaatTGGTTGCATATGTAAGAGAAACAGTAAGAGAGATTGGTTGGCAGTACATAACAAGATCTACATGTACACATAGGATTTACTATGTGcacttaaaaagaaattacataatgaaaagtgaaaagcAATTGAAGTGTGTGCAGAATCTAGCTCCAAAGCTTTCCCCAACCCTCTAACCTACCCACATACACACTGACCACCAGCCTGTGTGTCATTTCTCTGCTGTAgacttggaaaaaagaaaaagatatcagTAAAAATTTAATGTGGAGTTCTGAATTGGAGCATTCAATGATTGTGCTGTAATTTATTGTATGCATAATgagctttcttttaaaaaaaaaaaagtttgttattttACATTCAGAAATAAGAaagacataaatatacaaatacatgtataatTTACTCATATCTTgtttgaaaacattttgttttaaagaaacatCCCAAACGTAGgataaacagatataaaatttCTCATCTCTGATATAGGCTCCTCTCAATCCTTGATTAACCTGGTAGCTTTCACAGTTTGCagggttttctttttaattctctgtAGTATTTGGATTGTTGAATGAGGCATTTTGAGATTAGCCTAGATTGTGTTGacatttcttcctccttcttaaTCTTTTCACCTCATATACCTCAAGAGTGATGCTTCTTGGTTGCTCTTGCTGCTATCATTGCCAACATTAGTTGGGTGCATTTTGGAGCGATGGTGTAAAATAAAAaggttctttattaaaaaaaattaacaaatgcaaTGTAACTGAGTCAGAGATGCtgccaaaaaatttaaaagaatgaatCTCAGACATCTCTGTAGCAATTCTGATGCCTCCAAGCCCAAAGTCCAAACTTTTATACATACGACATGCTAAACCTTTTTAATTTAAGGGAAATTCACaacaaattacagaaaatacagtactgtaatgttcATAAAGAAGCAATTAACatctgaattttttcatttttgagtgaaataAGGTCAATAGAGTTCAGTACAGTAGTGCTGCATTATTTGTCAGCCAGCACTATAGTGTTTacttcaagttaagtataccttagtttaaccagaccactgagctgattaacaactctcctagggctggcctgaaggattagattcattttacgtggctaagaatcaattggttacctagcaaagggacctacagcttattgtggaatccaaaccacattataacaagaaatgaatttctatcaccagaaataaatttctccaatgaagaattagagaaattttgaAGACATACTCAACTTAAAGTAAACACTATAGTGCTACACTACTGTACTGAACTCTGGCATTGTAACATACTGCCCACTTTGAGGTTACAGCTGATGTCTGGCAGTATACAATTTTATgttataatacaattttatgtacTGTCATACATTAACTCGGACAGATATTGTTTGGATGTACATTAAGTGGTGCCTACCTGTATTGTCTATttacagacattcatacatacagactGATTCCCATAGAGAAAAACCATATCAGATTATATTCTCATGGAGGGTTTGGTGAAGGTCATGTTCTTCtatatttggaagaaaatattctgtttctggtttttcttgtaaaattgGTTGTGACTATTTCACAATGTAATCATCTTAGAGTAGTGTTTACTTAAGGCCAgtgattattacaaaataaggtGATGTAACCATACCCATTGGAATTAAGCGTAAAAGGCCCctggttttcaaaataatatctttttaaagcTCTTAAAGAGCTAAGTACATTATAAGCATTCAtcttattttttggttatttctttttgttcttaaAACTCCTGTTTTATTGTGAACAAATATTACCTCAAAATCTGTGATTAGAATAGGATATCCTAAAGAAAACACTTTGTATATGCTACGTTGTTACGTTTCCTCCACAGGAAATGTTATTGAAATAGAAGAATCAGAGGCAGACAGCAAAGATGCCAAGAAATTGAATGTTTGCTGAAGAGTGTGACATCTTACAGATAACCACACTAGAACCAGTAGGATTGTGGAGCTATCACCATGGGTCATTTATGGATATAGGTACAAAATATTGAGATGAAAATGCATACAAAatgctcatttcttttgtttgcaAGATATGTGGATGAAGTACTAATGAGTATCATTGTACAGTATTagaatgttttttccttttgatgcACATTTTTGCTAACTTACTTTACATTGTATTTTATGGAGgtttagttatttttaacagAGGCTTTGGTTTCTGTTACTAGGAAGATGAGCGTAGGCAAGCAAAAATGTTACAGGTGTCCAGAGTGTAACAAGCATTTCTCCCTTACAAGTAGTCTAAAAACTCATCTTCTAACTACAAAAACAGAAGCTTTTTAACAGACAAACAGGTCCTGTCATATATAGTGAAGAATACTGATGAACCTAAGAGATGTGACTGTGTTGTTAAAGAGGTGAATGTAAGTGAAGGTTCAAGTTCAGGAGGTGTTGCATAGTGTGAACCTGTCTGCCATATGTTCAGTTGCAAGTTGTTAATGATGTTCTGTgatatatgtatagtttttagataaatatttcaagtgtgtacaagtTCATAAAATATGCATAATCCAAGGAAGAACTAGTTCTGTTTTCGGAGGAATTTCACATTTATAGTCATTGTGATTCAGTTTTTTGGCTCTAATTGGGAAAAGTAgtgaggattttatatatatatatatatatatatatatatatatatatatatatatatatatatatatatatatatatatatatatatatatatatatatatatatatatatatatatatatatatatatatatatatattaatctgaaGTTTTTGTGATGAATTGCatcatttatattatgtttttatggctgaaattaacagatttaatttattttaaactacTGCAGCTTTTCAGTAAAATCCCATTATTTTTAaccattcctttttatttgttgaaaaataatgcCAGATGCTATAGTCCCTGGTAAATAAggcatacaaaccagagcctcttccagttaactaccttgttaccaagtttcaaggACTGATTCCAGCTCATGCTTAGGAGTATTCATACATGAAAGGCTCTGGATTGTATACCTAGCAAAAACACAGATAACTcagacaaaatttttctttttatttgttggtgGTTATTCATTATGTCAGGAATACTTGAAAAACAATACAATTACTTATAACATTTTATTACATCACTTGGcatgtgtgtttttgtggttaTTTAATGTCAGGGATACTTGAAGAACAAATTCATTTTGCTTCATTTGGTACATGTTTTCTGTTAACAAAATTCTCTCAAGTCTCCTGGTTTACAGAATACTAATTCTTCATCACTGCAGACTTGGTTTGTGCATTAGAGGAACTTTATTTGTTATGAATCTCTTACTTTCTTTTGTAGGTGTAGATTGTTTGCTACTTTCCTGAGGAGTGCCTGGGTTGGGTTCTGTCCTGCTCTCTCATTCCTGTTTGCTCTTCAGACTGCTCAAGAAAGGGTGAGAGTTTCCCTAAGTCTTCTCAGGGTTATCCTTCGGGATTTCCCTTGAGTATTTTCATCTTCTATAGAAGTGACAATGAAAAGCTATAGCTGTCAGAAGAGTTTGTGACCAACTTTCAACTGGCTTCTCTGGGAGGCCCAGTTCGGTTCCCTCTCTGACCATTCTCTGGGACTGACAAGGACTGTGGCATGGACCACCATCAATAGCTGATGTTTCCTTTTGTCCTTGGAGACGACAGAATATTAAAGGCGGATGATGGCAGAGAGCTAAAAACAGTGCGAATACTGTTGTCGGCTTCCTTATATAATCATCTTAACCACAGGTTCATGTCTGGTTGTTCACTTGGTCTTCCAAAGGGCTCTTCTCTCTTAATCCTGCCCTTTGCAGTTGGTGCTTGGGAGGTGTTTGGAGAGTAGGGGAAAATCTGCACTCCTTGTCCAACTTCCAGGGCTATGATTGTGAAGCGTATGTACAATTTCTTACACAGGTTCCTGCACCCTGTACTAGCAGAGGAGTCTGTTCTACAGATTCTTAAGTGTTGGTAGACTTTCTCCAGTTAGCCCAGAGTGAATCAGGAACTCCTCATAAAGTCGTGGCCTTAGTTAAGATCTTTCCCCCAAGTCTTGTGCTCCTTTCAGGGACCCAAGTACAGGGAGAAGTAGTTGGTCCCCACAACTATTAGTTGTGGTCCTCTGCTCTACAAGATTTCCTTCAGGAAAGATTTACTGGCACAGTAACATGTATTGTTCACAATGTCTGGTACAAGGATCGGTCCATGCTTGGTGTCAATCATTTAGCTGATTGGTTACTGGCACTCTTATCCTTGAAATACCTCTGGTTTTATGAGAGGGATAGGCTCAACTCAGTCCCATGCCTTTGGCTTGCACTTGCTCATGACCAGTCCCTGGTGCACATAGCTGGTGAAATGGCCTTGGTTACTTTTGGAATGAGAGGTTGTATAGTGGATGCCTATGCTGCACTAACAACCATCGTCCCTTAATTAACAGCTCATAAACTGTCTGGCCCAGTACCACGCAGCTTAAAGAATCTTGTTGGAGTTATAAGATGCTGCAGTTACTATGGAGTTTTCTTGGGTTAATGGGGACTACATCTTCATTAATGGAGCTCAGCACTTCAGATGCTTCTCCGACCTCAGGCATCCCCATGCCAGACTTTGTAGGAGATTACAGGAGTCATAACTCCACTTGCTTGCATCTGGGACCAGGATCATGACATTTCTGGGTAGGTTTGCAATTTCTAATTGGTTCACAGAGACAACCTTCCACCTAAGGATCAAGTCTCTCgcataaaaggcaatggtttgtatttctgtaggtacaaataacaaatttttatttttaaagtgattttctttttcctggtcATATAAGCCAGCCAGAGTATTTTATCATTACCCATCACAATGACCCAACTTTGAACCTGTTGCCAAAGGAGGACTGTTTAGTGACAGTAGGTGGGTGAGGGGTATTTCTCCACTCACTTCCCCTAACCATCATTTACATACTTTGTTACCAATGCTCAGTAACCCATTCCAACTTGTGCTAAGGAATACTCCTAGGTAAAAGGCTCTgatttgtatacctaggaaaaatactaTAGGTAATTGcccaaaaaatatgcatatttataatagcatttttaattagaaatactGCTGCAGACATGTTGGTGAGTTAAACaacttcctcttatttttcaggAAGTCTTAAATGGTTACGTTGTCAAGGACCCCAGACACTATAAGCTGAAGAAATGCCAATGCTTTGTGAGCAACCAAGGATACAATTGGTTTAACTAATCCTGTTaagtaattcatatataatttttggcCTACTTTGATATAATTTCACACATAGGAGATggctaaattttgtttttctaagagTTATAgatttgttgtaaaattttatattaaatttgataGATACCTATTTGGTTGTAGTCATATTAGAAGTGGTAACCATTGTTAAGTTATGCATTTATTAGATGGGCAGATGCTTGCTTATGTCCAGTATTAAAATATTGATCAAgtgcatttataaaatttttgagaATGTCAAAGTGTAGCAAAATGTCTCATGTTTGCCCAAAGTGTGGGAAAACATATGCTTTAAGTAGTAGTTTGAAAACTCATTTGCTGAGTCATGATGATAGTGAAGCATTCAAATGTTCTGATTGTCATATGGTTTTCTCATCTGAAGTAGAATTGGATAAGCATATGTTAGCACACAcaagtgaaattatatttattactacCCCTGTTGACCACATTAAAGACGAAGTTTTATCACAATCAGATGACGAAGAGAAAATTGAGGCAATTGCTAAAACTTATGTTCAGATGAGATCTGTAACATATGAAAATGAGGTAAGTCCTCCTGAAAAACAGTCCCATGTTTGTAGTGTATGTGGCAAGCAGTTTGCATTAAAGTTTAATCTTCagaatcatatgaaaatacatgCAAAGAAGAACTATATATGTGATGAATGTGGTAAAAATTTTAGATCTTTCAGTAATCTAAAAAAACATAAGCTTGCTCATACAGATTTAAAACCTCTTAGATGCAAGAAGTGCAGCAAAGTTTTTAAATCGGAGAATAAGTTGAAAGTGCACTTGCAGGTCCACTCTGATGAGAAAACTGTTGTGAAAGAGGAAAAAGCTGGTGAATGCCCCAAAAGTCCCCTAGAAGAGcaagaaaatgacataaaatgcAAGTTTGCTGCAATTTCAGTACCAGGTGCAAGTGAAAAAGCAAATGAGTGTCATGTATGTAACAAGCAGTTCTCACACAAGAAGACCTTGAgagaacatttaaaattacattctgATGACATACCATATCCTTGTGAGCattgtgggaaagcattttcaaaTAAACGATCCCTTAGAGAACATACAATGACTCACACAGGAGATAGACCCTTTAAATGTGAAATTTGTGATAAGAGCTTCACACGACAGACTTATTTGAGTCTTCATGTTCTGGGACATTCACAGAAATACAACtatgaatgtgaaaaatgtggTAAAAAGTATCGCTTTAAAAGTTCTTTGGCAAGACATTTGGATGCTCATGAAGGTGTGAAGAAATTTGTATGCCATAAATGTGGATTTAAATTTACTCATAAAAATTCACTTGTTAAGCATTTAAGAGTTCATGCAGGTGACAGGAGATATCCTTGTCATATCTGTAACAAAAGGTTTTACACAAAGTCTGTCCTTGACAGACATGTACTCATTCATCAGGATGAAAAACCTTATGAGTGTGAAAAATGTAAGAGGAGGTTTGTCCAAAAAGTTCACTTGACTACCCACATGGTTGTGCATACAAATGAAAAGCCTTTTGGCTGTAATTTATGCATGAAAAGATTTCGACAGAAGGGTACCTTGGCCACACACATGAGAGAACATACTGGTGACAAGAGGTATGCATGTTCCATATGTGAAGAAAAATTTGTCAGGAATGTCCAGCTCAAACTACATGTCCTTTTCCATCATAAAGATGAAAAGCCACACTGCTGTGAAGTTTGTCAGAAGCGATTCATTTTAAAGGGAACTCTAAAAGCACACATGGCTACTCATACTGGAGAAAAGCCTTATCATTGTACAGTGTGTAATAAGAGGTTTGCCCTGAAAAGTGGTCTTCGATCACATTTTAGGGTGCatacttgtgagaaacctaaatCCTTCTTTTGTCCTGAATGTGGTAAAAGATTCATGGATAAAACAAGACTCAATGACCACATGCAGATTCCCTCTCCAAATGAAATCTTTAGCTGTGATAGTTGCTCACAGACATTCTCGAGGAATGAGTGTCTTTTAGAGCACACCAAGATTCATGGACAAAAGCAGGGGCCTCCATATTCCTGTCCTATATGCTATAAAGAAATTAAGCATCGTAGTGCTTATTATACCCACATGCTTGTACATTCAGATGAAAAGAAGTATGCATGCTCATTATGTGGGAAACGTTTCAAATTACCAATGACGTTGAAAGTTCACTTGCTCACTCATTCTGGTGAAAAGAATTACAAGTGTGAGATATGCCAGCGTGCATTTACACAAGGAAGTCACTTGAAGAGACATATGGACATACATACAGGTGCTAAACCATACAAATGTCCCATTTGTGGTCGGAAATTTGCACAAAAAGGAAACATGAAAGCCCATATAAAAACACATAGTGATATACCAAATGATAAAGACAGTTTACCTCTTGAACATGTGGAATTCTTCCAAGAGCAACCTGAAACTGATATTCCTTATGATCAGATGCAGTTTGTACCTAACACAATCATTAATGATGAAGCATCAGAACCAGCTCCATTAGTTACAGACCCATATGGTATTACAGGAGAGGGTATCTATTTGGTTCCAAATGCAAGTGATGATCCAGATGAAAATATAACATGGATAGAATCAAGTGGTGTAGAATTATCTAGTGAGAATCAACTGGAAAGTCTCCATACTGTTCTTCACATAAATGAGGTTCCAGAAGAGACTATTCAAGTGACTACAGAGCCAGAGGAGAGCATTCAAGCTTTGGCTGATGATAACCAACTAGATTTATCAATGGTAACTCTTGTGGaggaaaaaaatcagatttttaagTGCACTGCATGCAACAAGACATACACTCATAAAAATAGTTACAATCGTCACATGGAAACACACACGAGAGAGAACCCTTATGTTTGCAGTATATGTGGCAAATCATATGCTCTCCATGTGAGTTACAAAAAGCATCTTAAAACTCATGGTGTCAGTGAAGATCAACCTTTCTCATGTGCATTATGTGGTGAAACTTTCAGACTACCTGCAGGTTTGAAAAGGCAcatgacacagacacacaaacagccAAAGAATAACTCTCTATATTTTAAAGACCCAGAATACTTTCGTTGCCATGTTTGTGGTGAGAAATTCAAAACTCACAGAAAACTGGAGAATCATATTCCAATACACTCAATACAGCCAACACACACATGCCATGTGTGCAATAAAGAATTTGCTCTTGAAAGTAGTCTCAAGACACATTTACTTTCTCATTCTAAGCATAAGCCCAAAAGATGTGAAGTGTGTTTTAAGACCTTTGCATTAAAAACTTCACTAAAAGAGCACATGAAGAGTCATTCAGGAGAAAGGCCATATCAGTGTGAAGAATGTGGTAAGGATTTTGCCAGGGTAGGTGTTTACAAAACACATATGAAGAGGCATATGGGCGAAAAGCCACATCAGTGTCACATTTGTGATAAGAGATTTCTGACAAAAACTTCTTTAGGTAAACACTTCATGACTCATACAGGTGAGAAACCATATGCTTGCCGAGTTTGTGGTAAGAGCTTTGctcaaaacattcatttaaaagtgCATATGATTACTCATACAGGTGAGAAAAACTATCACTGCGGTGTGTGTAGCAAGGCATTTTCAGTGAATGCCACCCTTCAGAGACACATGATGACTCATGCTACAACGAAGCCCTATCATTGTGAAGTTTGTGGAAAGGGATTTATTGAAAGTAGAGGTTACAATAAGCatgtttccttaaggaaatgtAAACCTTTCATACCCTTAATACCGTCAGGTGACCAAGATTCCGTGCAATTGGACAATAAAACTACTTTGTCAGGTAAATCATCTCACAGAACAGACTTGAAAGAATTTGAACCAACAGCTCATTCAACAGATAAAGTTATCAACAGCATCAAAATTGAAGAAAACTTGGATGAAGGAATTGATAAAAATGTGATATTATGGTTAAGGTGAGTCCTCCATCCACTTCCAAATATCCTTAagtgttttattgtgtttatcCTTATAAGAAATTGTGATATTTTGTACAAAGACTGATAatgaaagacatttttaaagtttgttatataaaaaagattttcaTTAATAACCTGATAGCTTTTACTTTGTATACCCTTCCTTGTTTAGCA is a genomic window containing:
- the LOC136845538 gene encoding zinc finger protein 208-like; translated protein: MSKCSKMSHVCPKCGKTYALSSSLKTHLLSHDDSEAFKCSDCHMVFSSEVELDKHMLAHTSEIIFITTPVDHIKDEVLSQSDDEEKIEAIAKTYVQMRSVTYENEVSPPEKQSHVCSVCGKQFALKFNLQNHMKIHAKKNYICDECGKNFRSFSNLKKHKLAHTDLKPLRCKKCSKVFKSENKLKVHLQVHSDEKTVVKEEKAGECPKSPLEEQENDIKCKFAAISVPGASEKANECHVCNKQFSHKKTLREHLKLHSDDIPYPCEHCGKAFSNKRSLREHTMTHTGDRPFKCEICDKSFTRQTYLSLHVLGHSQKYNYECEKCGKKYRFKSSLARHLDAHEGVKKFVCHKCGFKFTHKNSLVKHLRVHAGDRRYPCHICNKRFYTKSVLDRHVLIHQDEKPYECEKCKRRFVQKVHLTTHMVVHTNEKPFGCNLCMKRFRQKGTLATHMREHTGDKRYACSICEEKFVRNVQLKLHVLFHHKDEKPHCCEVCQKRFILKGTLKAHMATHTGEKPYHCTVCNKRFALKSGLRSHFRVHTCEKPKSFFCPECGKRFMDKTRLNDHMQIPSPNEIFSCDSCSQTFSRNECLLEHTKIHGQKQGPPYSCPICYKEIKHRSAYYTHMLVHSDEKKYACSLCGKRFKLPMTLKVHLLTHSGEKNYKCEICQRAFTQGSHLKRHMDIHTGAKPYKCPICGRKFAQKGNMKAHIKTHSDIPNDKDSLPLEHVEFFQEQPETDIPYDQMQFVPNTIINDEASEPAPLVTDPYGITGEGIYLVPNASDDPDENITWIESSGVELSSENQLESLHTVLHINEVPEETIQVTTEPEESIQALADDNQLDLSMVTLVEEKNQIFKCTACNKTYTHKNSYNRHMETHTRENPYVCSICGKSYALHVSYKKHLKTHGVSEDQPFSCALCGETFRLPAGLKRHMTQTHKQPKNNSLYFKDPEYFRCHVCGEKFKTHRKLENHIPIHSIQPTHTCHVCNKEFALESSLKTHLLSHSKHKPKRCEVCFKTFALKTSLKEHMKSHSGERPYQCEECGKDFARVGVYKTHMKRHMGEKPHQCHICDKRFLTKTSLGKHFMTHTGEKPYACRVCGKSFAQNIHLKVHMITHTGEKNYHCGVCSKAFSVNATLQRHMMTHATTKPYHCEVCGKGFIESRGYNKHVSLRKCKPFIPLIPSGDQDSVQLDNKTTLSGKSSHRTDLKEFEPTAHSTDKVINSIKIEENLDEGIDKNVILWLRNILQYFDVFVDMETKTEDASSLLESGHYKKALSREKPYACQICGKSFRDKAVIQSHMRTHTGEKPFICQECGQAFSEKCNLNVHKRTHTGEKPFVCHECGKGFIIKQVLEKHIKTHTGEKPFVCQECGKRFGQKDTLTNHIRTHTGEKPFSCQECGKAFAEKGHLNVHTRTHTGEKPFLCQECGKAFIQKQHLKRHMQTHTGEKPWLCVECGKTFSKKDNLNVHMRTHTGEKPYSCQVCERAFSEKGTLNVHMRSHTGERPFPCPECGKGFGSKQKLSVHMKMHTGERPFSCDECGVELRSKWSLNVHKRAHTGIKPYSCEECGKAFAEKRYLTIHLNTHSGEKPFSCKECGKSYAKRNRLNVHVRKHVREKPYVCQDCGKGFTEKWSLNIHLKIHNDEKAFICQECGKGFILKAYLKKHMKIHESETSLRKVEHQIISDKPKSPGCLQGEEICHSQLTTRTVDSLESSANITVKLEDREELFPFGNHETVYIKEEPSNWNVECSRSPLEEKDLVRDTDNSEFDQAPLKAETVISQET